Proteins co-encoded in one Pseudobdellovibrionaceae bacterium genomic window:
- a CDS encoding biopolymer transporter ExbD, with product MSVVKALLKQSQSSKLTKINITPLIDAMTILVVFLLKSMDSSAIKLPPEELRLPASATGADPKEALLVQVSPKYIIVNDKVVAELVDGKLKASDVAKTDLYLIPALEKELMAEAEKSKLIEKETNALIKFTGTMFVQADKSLDYATLKRVLYTSSVAGYGDLQLATIGE from the coding sequence ATGAGTGTGGTTAAAGCGCTGTTAAAACAGTCACAGTCAAGTAAACTTACAAAAATCAACATCACTCCATTGATTGATGCAATGACGATTCTTGTAGTGTTTCTGTTAAAATCTATGGATTCGTCTGCCATTAAATTGCCACCAGAAGAGTTAAGACTTCCTGCTTCAGCAACAGGTGCAGATCCTAAAGAGGCTTTATTGGTTCAGGTTTCGCCAAAATATATTATCGTTAATGATAAAGTGGTGGCAGAACTTGTAGATGGTAAACTTAAAGCATCTGATGTGGCGAAAACGGATTTATATTTGATTCCAGCTCTGGAAAAAGAACTTATGGCTGAAGCTGAAAAAAGTAAACTAATTGAGAAAGAAACAAATGCTCTGATTAAATTTACTGGAACGATGTTTGTTCAAGCGGATAAGAGTCTAGATTATGCAACCTTAAAAAGAGTTTTATATACGTCCTCTGTTGCTGGATACGGGGACTTGCAATTGGCAACGATTGGAGAATAG
- a CDS encoding tetratricopeptide repeat protein has translation MKKILYSLLSLGILSNVAFAQADQKQNQQQVEELRTEAFAAGTEQKAVNQLKLLLNKYKGSSTEPALLFRLAELYMSQSRSARVFEMYREDNKDSVEAMSFLPQSVTSQREKKLIKDAIKVYEDIEKKYPKFEQLDMVIFNNGFAYLQVDDKQGAEAAFMRLLKNKRLKDSPVMADALLALGEIAFQAHIFGKALAFYELIEQYPDNKVYPYALYKSSWCKYNLQDPSGALLTMEKVVAIGHDVEAKGLDSKLDLRRESLNDMTLFFSESKPSNEGLEYFKRQAKKIDPALYIEKLSRIYNGHGKLKDEELILSGLISGFSSNPRLPIYHKRLSENSDAQNNIAKAVENLKAFDKTCDIVLAKTKMPEAPKLEDPEIEECAEDVDRYSLRVAKNWLKSAEKMNKKVYEAAAEEALRVNLRDQKATDENSAARYIFADLLFKSDKFKEASEQYELVGGSVKDETKAHDSRYAAIVSHDKAVKNNWDDPSEKRLKNLVDTYLTKHPNGKYFLDVSFKVGLFDYQKKNFADAEPRFYQLGKRFYDKDKGKKAQDLYLDILNSKKDFVALQKGALEWKSLETDDKRKKDLQVIFEQAYFSHTQVLVKEEKYDEAITLYRQFALNYSDSDLADEAQWNVVDLYFKKGDSPGAASAYVDFYQKFPKHERAIEGLVRAADLYEQMSMPDRALEVTKILARVDKKNFESWVLLSGDFLAASGKYYEAIHQYRDIFSRYTKSMSSHGQQAIDRVIFLSDQLGTQSEYLDIMKQMSESQVANVYSPATAVYADGLKKLGSVYTLMPWLKNAQNKKLLPEDLAKINLIAAELQEASYHDFKISDYDMQVLTRDIGTKSKKLGDVQATYQAATNGGDAYTTVNALVGLANLYQGFVTGMNDIRGPASFSDEERQALKDELSNVAFPFEEKAVETVDTALKFAKKSDLRDGSVGRVQKILDRLNMKERTISSIDEYLPGPVYVSAPKGRGK, from the coding sequence ATGAAAAAGATACTATATAGCTTATTAAGTTTAGGTATTCTATCAAACGTTGCTTTTGCTCAAGCAGATCAAAAGCAAAATCAACAACAGGTTGAAGAGCTAAGAACGGAAGCTTTTGCTGCTGGAACAGAGCAAAAAGCTGTGAATCAGTTAAAACTACTTTTGAATAAATACAAAGGTTCTTCTACTGAGCCTGCGCTTTTGTTTAGATTGGCTGAGTTATACATGAGCCAATCTCGCTCAGCACGTGTATTTGAAATGTATCGTGAAGATAACAAAGACAGTGTAGAGGCTATGAGTTTTCTGCCTCAATCCGTAACTAGTCAAAGAGAAAAGAAACTTATTAAAGATGCTATTAAAGTGTACGAAGATATTGAAAAAAAGTATCCTAAGTTTGAACAGTTGGATATGGTAATTTTCAATAACGGTTTTGCTTATTTGCAAGTTGATGATAAACAAGGTGCTGAAGCGGCTTTTATGCGCCTTTTGAAAAACAAAAGGCTTAAAGATTCGCCCGTCATGGCGGATGCTCTTTTGGCACTTGGAGAAATTGCTTTCCAAGCACATATTTTTGGAAAAGCGTTAGCTTTTTACGAACTTATTGAACAGTATCCCGATAATAAAGTTTATCCTTATGCTTTATACAAATCATCTTGGTGTAAATACAACTTGCAAGATCCATCAGGTGCGCTTTTAACTATGGAAAAAGTGGTCGCTATTGGTCATGATGTAGAGGCTAAGGGCTTAGATTCTAAGCTGGATTTACGCCGTGAATCTTTAAATGATATGACTTTATTTTTTAGTGAATCAAAGCCCTCAAATGAAGGCTTAGAGTATTTTAAACGTCAGGCTAAGAAAATTGATCCTGCGTTATATATTGAAAAACTATCAAGAATCTATAATGGACATGGTAAACTTAAAGATGAAGAGTTGATTTTGTCAGGATTGATATCTGGATTTAGTTCTAATCCTAGATTGCCTATTTATCATAAACGTTTATCAGAAAACTCAGATGCACAGAACAATATTGCAAAAGCTGTTGAAAACCTAAAAGCCTTTGATAAAACGTGTGATATTGTTTTGGCTAAAACGAAAATGCCTGAAGCACCAAAATTAGAAGATCCAGAAATCGAGGAGTGTGCTGAGGATGTGGATAGATACTCTCTAAGAGTAGCCAAAAATTGGTTGAAATCAGCAGAAAAGATGAACAAAAAAGTTTATGAAGCAGCTGCAGAAGAAGCTCTTCGTGTAAACCTTAGAGATCAAAAGGCTACCGATGAGAACAGTGCTGCAAGATATATCTTTGCTGATCTTTTATTTAAAAGTGATAAATTCAAAGAAGCCAGCGAGCAGTATGAGTTAGTGGGTGGATCTGTTAAGGACGAAACTAAAGCTCATGACTCTAGATATGCGGCTATTGTATCTCATGATAAAGCTGTGAAAAATAACTGGGATGATCCATCTGAAAAACGTTTAAAGAATTTGGTTGATACATATTTAACTAAACATCCAAATGGAAAATACTTTTTAGATGTGTCTTTCAAAGTGGGATTATTTGATTATCAAAAGAAAAACTTTGCTGATGCTGAACCAAGATTCTATCAGTTAGGTAAAAGATTCTATGATAAAGATAAAGGTAAAAAAGCTCAGGATTTATACTTAGATATTTTAAACTCTAAGAAAGACTTCGTAGCTTTACAAAAAGGTGCTTTAGAGTGGAAATCTTTAGAGACTGACGATAAGAGAAAGAAAGACTTACAAGTTATTTTTGAACAAGCTTATTTCTCTCATACCCAAGTGTTAGTAAAAGAAGAAAAGTATGATGAAGCAATTACTCTATACAGACAATTTGCTTTAAATTACTCGGATTCTGATCTTGCGGACGAAGCTCAATGGAACGTTGTAGATCTATACTTTAAAAAAGGCGATTCACCTGGAGCAGCATCTGCTTATGTGGACTTTTATCAAAAGTTCCCAAAACATGAAAGAGCTATTGAAGGTTTAGTTCGCGCGGCAGATTTATATGAACAGATGAGTATGCCAGATCGTGCTTTAGAAGTGACTAAGATCCTTGCTAGAGTGGATAAGAAAAACTTTGAAAGTTGGGTCTTACTGTCTGGTGACTTTTTGGCAGCTTCTGGCAAATACTATGAAGCAATTCATCAGTACAGAGACATTTTTAGTAGATATACAAAATCTATGTCTTCACACGGACAACAAGCTATTGATCGAGTGATCTTCTTATCAGACCAACTGGGAACACAAAGTGAGTACTTGGACATCATGAAGCAGATGTCTGAAAGCCAAGTTGCAAACGTTTACTCTCCTGCAACTGCGGTGTACGCAGATGGTCTTAAGAAATTAGGCAGTGTTTATACTTTAATGCCATGGTTAAAAAACGCTCAAAATAAAAAATTACTTCCTGAAGATTTAGCAAAAATCAATTTGATCGCGGCTGAATTGCAAGAGGCTTCTTATCATGATTTCAAAATCAGTGATTATGATATGCAAGTTTTAACACGTGATATTGGTACTAAATCTAAGAAATTGGGTGATGTACAAGCTACATACCAAGCCGCAACCAATGGTGGTGATGCGTATACGACAGTGAATGCCTTAGTAGGGCTAGCAAATCTGTATCAAGGATTTGTGACTGGTATGAATGACATTCGTGGTCCAGCATCATTTAGTGACGAAGAAAGACAAGCTTTAAAAGATGAGCTTTCAAACGTCGCTTTCCCATTTGAAGAGAAAGCAGTAGAGACTGTAGATACAGCTCTAAAATTTGCTAAGAAATCAGATTTACGAGATGGCTCTGTTGGTCGTGTGCAAAAGATTCTTGATAGATTGAACATGAAAGAAAGAACGATCTCTTCTATTGATGAGTACCTTCCAGGTCCAGTTTATGTTTCAGCTCCAAAAGGTAGGGGGAAATAA